One window from the genome of Rufibacter tibetensis encodes:
- a CDS encoding ATP-binding protein: MNQVKIQIPSIIENIRIVESFIDNSREKFQIEDDIYGNIMVAVTESVNNAIRHGNKFDKDKNVYLSLFVEPNQLRFEVQDEGNGFDPETLSDPTAPENLENPGGRGIFLMRNLCDDVSFSNDGRTVSLTFNIENAGASN, translated from the coding sequence ATGAATCAAGTAAAAATTCAGATTCCTTCTATCATTGAGAATATCCGCATCGTGGAGAGCTTTATTGACAACTCACGGGAGAAATTTCAAATTGAGGATGACATCTATGGTAATATCATGGTTGCCGTGACGGAATCTGTGAACAACGCTATCAGACACGGTAACAAGTTTGATAAAGATAAGAACGTCTATCTTTCTCTTTTTGTAGAGCCCAACCAACTGCGGTTTGAAGTACAGGACGAAGGAAACGGGTTTGATCCGGAAACCTTATCTGACCCAACTGCCCCAGAGAACCTGGAGAACCCCGGCGGAAGAGGTATCTTTTTAATGCGTAACCTCTGTGACGATGTGTCTTTCAGCAATGACGGCCGCACCGTTTCTTTAACCTTCAATATTGAGAATGCAGGAGCTTCCAATTGA
- a CDS encoding DUF4175 family protein: MFLGYSNLPLLMRAAGSLDTVLQQLQAFKRKFYLNLLIKGALLTLGLVLSSYLLITVLEYFFYFQPEVRAFLFFSFLAISAFAIVRWLWAPIMALTNLKKLLTDEQAAQQVSHYFPEIQDHLLNLLQLKNVALNNDLVAASVEQRSEELVGYRFPERIKFTQNRSYFKYLLLPLTLVLVLAFIYPALFVQGTERIINFKTHYAPKAPFQFEIQNSSLQAFKGEDFQLKVNIEGSSVPEEVFLVIDGRQMPLKKLKDQTYVYDFEKVQESVEFQLTGAGFFSEENHLNVVARPMLRQLKAQLRYPAYTKRPSETLDNTGDLTIPEGTQVTWRLAADNADSLWLQFDAPAQKIKAQTRDEEYVVNKTFVQSQRYSMHLKNRYSENKEQISHQITVIPDRNPEITLEQFRDSVLYSYLVVGGTISDDYGFSRLALHYRVLKGNKATTGYRAVAIPFSGSLSTQSYFRQLNLKPLNLQPGDRLEYYVQVTDNDQVPQPKSARTSTFIFKYPDPSEVQKSIEESSKQVQSQMKSSLTKAEELKKSLEQNEEKTKLKKELSYQDKKALQELAEKKKALQEELAELQKMNEQLNQQQERFSPQNEKLAEKRDQLKKLMDQLLDDETKKLYEELEKLLQQKQPNPAQIQPLLDKLNNKEENLQKELDRLLEMFKQLQVEQKLDNAQQKLDDLAKKQDDLANKTSEQKNKPDQGLQQEQKQLQEEFKQMQEELKEAEQMNEQLENPEDLPDTDKMEEQIEQEQENAQESMQKGQNKKASQSQKSAAQKMKQMSQQMQSQEMEGDMQQAQQNLDHLRDILENLVTLSFDQEKLMKDFRNVQQSDPRFIGLAQQQIKLSDDAKIIEDSLLSLAKRVPQIQSFVTREVGAMEGEMQNSSEAIKDRNLPKTGNHQQLAMTSMNNLALMLSDVQQQMQQAMMAMQQSGPGKKKGKGKNGKNQPGALGQMQQQLNEQIQQLQQSGQSGKQLSEQLARLAAQQEMLRNAMKDLAPSPTSPGGKEGGEKLSNLSKLMEQTETDLVNKRLTEQTMMRQKEILTRLLQAEKAANERDLDEKREANTAKELPARIPPSLQKYQARQKQQTESLRQNLPALTPYYKKQVDAYFKRLGY; the protein is encoded by the coding sequence ATGTTTCTAGGCTACTCTAATCTTCCTTTACTTATGCGGGCTGCCGGTTCTTTAGATACAGTTTTACAGCAGCTTCAGGCGTTTAAGCGCAAATTCTACCTGAATCTGCTTATTAAAGGCGCTTTACTCACACTGGGGTTGGTGCTTTCTTCTTATCTGCTCATCACTGTTCTGGAATACTTCTTCTATTTTCAGCCGGAGGTGCGGGCTTTTCTGTTCTTCTCGTTTCTGGCCATTAGTGCGTTTGCCATAGTAAGGTGGCTCTGGGCACCCATTATGGCCTTAACGAATCTGAAGAAGCTCCTCACCGATGAACAGGCCGCTCAGCAGGTTTCCCACTACTTCCCCGAGATTCAGGATCATCTTCTCAATCTGCTGCAGTTAAAAAACGTGGCGCTGAACAATGACTTGGTGGCCGCCAGCGTAGAGCAGCGTTCAGAGGAACTCGTGGGTTATCGTTTCCCGGAGCGTATCAAATTCACGCAGAACAGATCATATTTCAAGTATCTGCTTCTTCCGCTCACCTTGGTATTGGTGCTGGCCTTTATCTATCCGGCGCTGTTTGTGCAGGGTACGGAGCGCATCATTAATTTCAAAACGCATTATGCGCCTAAAGCGCCGTTCCAGTTTGAGATTCAGAACTCCTCTTTGCAGGCTTTTAAGGGAGAAGACTTTCAGCTGAAGGTAAACATTGAAGGAAGCTCGGTCCCGGAAGAAGTCTTCTTGGTGATTGACGGACGCCAGATGCCGCTGAAGAAACTCAAAGACCAGACCTATGTCTACGATTTTGAGAAAGTGCAGGAATCAGTGGAGTTTCAATTGACTGGTGCCGGGTTCTTCTCTGAGGAAAATCACCTGAACGTGGTTGCACGGCCCATGCTTCGGCAGCTAAAAGCCCAATTGAGATATCCTGCGTACACTAAACGTCCTTCTGAAACGCTGGATAACACCGGTGATTTAACCATCCCGGAAGGTACACAGGTGACCTGGCGCCTTGCTGCCGACAATGCAGACTCGCTTTGGCTCCAGTTTGACGCTCCCGCACAGAAGATCAAAGCCCAAACGCGGGACGAAGAATATGTGGTGAATAAGACGTTTGTGCAGAGCCAGCGCTACAGCATGCACCTGAAGAACCGCTACTCAGAAAACAAAGAGCAGATCTCGCATCAGATCACCGTTATTCCGGACAGAAATCCTGAGATCACCCTGGAGCAGTTCCGTGACTCAGTGTTGTACTCTTATTTAGTAGTAGGCGGGACTATCTCTGATGATTATGGCTTCAGCCGCTTAGCGCTCCATTATCGCGTTCTGAAAGGAAACAAAGCCACTACAGGTTATCGGGCCGTAGCCATTCCGTTCAGCGGTTCATTGTCCACCCAATCGTATTTCCGTCAATTGAACCTAAAGCCGCTTAACCTTCAGCCCGGCGATAGATTAGAATACTATGTGCAGGTAACTGATAATGACCAGGTACCTCAGCCAAAGAGTGCCCGCACCTCTACCTTCATCTTCAAGTACCCAGACCCGTCTGAGGTGCAGAAATCCATTGAAGAGTCCTCTAAGCAGGTACAGTCCCAAATGAAATCTTCGCTTACCAAAGCCGAGGAATTAAAGAAATCACTGGAGCAAAACGAGGAGAAGACCAAGCTGAAGAAAGAGCTGTCCTACCAGGATAAGAAAGCACTGCAGGAACTAGCCGAGAAGAAGAAAGCCTTGCAGGAAGAGTTAGCTGAGCTGCAGAAGATGAACGAGCAGCTGAACCAGCAACAGGAACGTTTCTCGCCGCAAAACGAAAAACTAGCCGAGAAACGGGACCAGCTGAAGAAGTTAATGGATCAACTGCTGGATGATGAGACCAAGAAGCTTTATGAGGAACTGGAAAAACTCCTGCAGCAGAAACAACCTAATCCGGCCCAGATTCAGCCCTTGTTAGACAAGCTCAACAACAAAGAAGAGAACCTGCAGAAAGAGCTGGACCGTTTACTGGAGATGTTCAAGCAATTGCAAGTAGAGCAGAAGCTGGACAATGCTCAACAGAAGCTGGACGACTTGGCTAAGAAACAAGATGATCTGGCCAACAAGACTTCAGAGCAGAAAAATAAACCTGACCAAGGTCTGCAGCAAGAACAAAAGCAGCTTCAGGAGGAATTCAAGCAAATGCAGGAAGAACTCAAAGAAGCTGAGCAGATGAACGAGCAACTGGAGAATCCTGAAGACCTTCCTGACACTGATAAGATGGAAGAGCAGATAGAGCAGGAGCAGGAGAACGCCCAGGAATCTATGCAGAAAGGCCAAAACAAGAAAGCGAGTCAATCGCAGAAATCAGCGGCCCAGAAGATGAAGCAGATGTCGCAGCAGATGCAGAGCCAGGAAATGGAAGGCGATATGCAGCAGGCTCAGCAGAACCTGGACCATCTCCGTGACATTCTGGAGAACCTGGTAACGCTTTCCTTTGATCAGGAGAAACTGATGAAAGACTTCCGGAACGTGCAGCAAAGCGACCCAAGGTTCATTGGATTAGCCCAACAGCAGATCAAATTGTCAGATGACGCCAAGATCATTGAAGACTCTTTGCTCTCCTTGGCCAAGCGCGTGCCGCAGATCCAGTCGTTCGTAACTCGTGAGGTAGGTGCTATGGAAGGGGAGATGCAGAACAGCTCTGAGGCTATCAAAGACAGGAACCTACCTAAAACAGGAAACCATCAGCAATTGGCCATGACGTCTATGAACAACCTGGCCTTGATGTTAAGTGATGTTCAGCAGCAGATGCAACAAGCTATGATGGCCATGCAGCAGAGTGGACCGGGAAAGAAGAAGGGCAAAGGCAAGAACGGGAAGAACCAGCCTGGGGCCTTAGGACAAATGCAACAACAGTTGAATGAGCAGATCCAGCAGCTGCAGCAAAGTGGTCAAAGTGGCAAGCAATTGTCAGAGCAATTGGCCCGCTTAGCAGCCCAGCAGGAAATGCTGCGTAACGCCATGAAAGATCTGGCTCCGTCGCCTACTTCACCAGGAGGCAAAGAAGGAGGGGAGAAACTCAGTAATTTGAGCAAGCTCATGGAACAAACCGAAACTGATCTCGTTAATAAACGTCTTACAGAGCAGACCATGATGCGGCAGAAGGAGATCTTGACTCGTTTGCTGCAAGCTGAGAAAGCTGCCAATGAGCGCGACCTGGATGAGAAACGTGAGGCTAATACCGCTAAGGAATTGCCTGCCCGTATCCCGCCATCGCTTCAGAAATACCAGGCACGCCAGAAACAGCAAACAGAATCGCTCCGTCAGAACCTACCTGCTTTAACACCTTATTATAAAAAGCAAGTAGATGCTTATTTTAAGCGATTAGGTTATTAG
- a CDS encoding exodeoxyribonuclease III — translation MKIITYNVNGIRSAISKGFLDWVKAANPDVLCLQEIKADETKFDKVCFEEIGYHVYIHPAVKKGYSGVAILSKVKPKNVCIGCGIEQYDHEGRVIRADYNGYSVLNVYMPSGSSGEHRQGFKMEWLRDFQQYIQGLKDTVPGLVICGDYNICHQPIDIHNPKSNANSSGFLPEERNWFSGFLQDGYIDSFRHFNTEPHQYTWWSYRANVRAKNLGWRIDYLLVSEHLKPLMKRAAILPEAKHSDHCPVLLEMHPVEN, via the coding sequence ATGAAGATTATCACTTATAATGTAAACGGCATCCGGTCTGCCATTTCCAAAGGCTTTCTGGATTGGGTGAAAGCCGCAAACCCAGATGTGCTCTGCCTGCAGGAGATCAAGGCAGATGAGACCAAATTTGACAAAGTCTGCTTTGAGGAAATTGGCTATCATGTGTACATCCATCCGGCGGTAAAGAAAGGCTACAGTGGAGTAGCCATCTTATCTAAGGTGAAGCCAAAAAACGTGTGCATTGGCTGCGGCATTGAGCAGTATGATCACGAAGGAAGAGTAATCCGGGCAGACTACAACGGGTATTCTGTGTTAAATGTCTACATGCCATCGGGTTCCAGCGGGGAACACCGGCAGGGGTTTAAGATGGAATGGCTCCGCGATTTTCAACAGTATATTCAGGGTTTAAAGGACACTGTACCTGGTTTGGTCATTTGCGGAGACTACAACATCTGCCACCAGCCCATTGATATACACAACCCGAAATCTAACGCAAACTCCTCTGGATTTCTGCCCGAGGAACGGAACTGGTTCTCCGGTTTCCTGCAGGATGGATACATTGATTCGTTCCGTCACTTCAACACCGAGCCACACCAGTATACCTGGTGGAGCTATCGGGCTAACGTTAGAGCCAAAAATCTGGGCTGGCGTATAGATTATCTTCTGGTATCAGAGCATTTAAAACCGTTAATGAAACGGGCTGCCATTCTACCTGAGGCCAAGCACTCTGACCATTGCCCTGTTCTGTTGGAGATGCATCCGGTGGAAAACTGA
- a CDS encoding carboxymuconolactone decarboxylase family protein: MSQVKEFNDYRTRMNEKIMEADNKVIKRFFNLDTNAYAEGALDVKTKEMLGLACSMVLRCDDCIKYHLGKCFECGLIDEEVYEVFAIANLIGGSIVIPHFRRAVEYWEELKTEGQTQA; the protein is encoded by the coding sequence ATGAGCCAAGTAAAAGAATTCAACGACTACCGCACCCGCATGAACGAAAAGATCATGGAGGCGGATAATAAAGTAATTAAACGCTTCTTCAACCTTGACACCAATGCTTACGCGGAAGGCGCCCTAGACGTTAAAACAAAGGAGATGCTGGGTCTGGCCTGCTCTATGGTATTACGTTGCGATGATTGCATCAAGTACCACTTGGGCAAATGCTTTGAGTGCGGTTTAATAGATGAAGAAGTATACGAGGTATTCGCCATTGCCAATTTGATTGGGGGCTCCATTGTGATTCCACATTTCAGAAGAGCCGTGGAGTACTGGGAAGAACTGAAAACTGAAGGGCAAACTCAAGCTTAG
- a CDS encoding ComF family protein, which yields MPQLQIGLRSLYHDFLALLFPEDCRACAGELALGEEVICSHCRIKLPYTDFHLSPTQNTLHEVFWGRVPIKLAVAYLKFQEKGRVQRLLHQLKYKGQQEVGEVLGRWFGAQIREQEDFRSVELVVPVPLHKSRLRQRGYNQVEGFAKAIADDLEVPLLADALRKNFVSGTQTTKNRQARWEAMRQLYEIQRPDLIKGKHVLLVDDVITTGATIEACAEILLKNEASAVSVASIAYTL from the coding sequence ATGCCACAGCTGCAGATAGGCCTTAGGTCGCTTTACCATGATTTTCTTGCCCTGCTTTTCCCGGAGGATTGCCGGGCCTGTGCCGGCGAACTTGCCCTAGGAGAAGAAGTAATTTGCAGCCACTGCCGTATCAAACTCCCTTACACAGATTTTCACCTCTCCCCTACCCAGAACACCTTGCATGAAGTTTTCTGGGGACGAGTGCCGATCAAGCTAGCCGTGGCTTACCTGAAGTTCCAGGAGAAAGGGCGCGTACAACGGTTGCTCCACCAATTGAAATACAAAGGACAGCAAGAAGTAGGTGAAGTATTAGGGAGATGGTTCGGGGCCCAGATACGGGAACAGGAAGATTTCAGATCTGTAGAGCTGGTAGTACCGGTACCTCTGCATAAAAGCAGGTTAAGGCAGCGTGGCTATAACCAGGTAGAAGGGTTTGCAAAAGCCATTGCAGATGATTTGGAAGTACCCCTGTTAGCAGATGCTTTGAGGAAGAATTTTGTAAGTGGTACCCAAACCACGAAAAACCGACAAGCCAGATGGGAAGCCATGCGGCAGCTGTATGAGATTCAAAGACCTGACCTCATCAAAGGAAAACATGTCTTGTTGGTAGATGATGTCATCACCACGGGTGCTACCATTGAAGCTTGTGCGGAGATCCTGCTGAAGAATGAGGCTAGTGCGGTTAGTGTTGCCTCTATTGCCTATACTTTATAG
- the gldJ gene encoding gliding motility lipoprotein GldJ, with protein MKLSKHLLYVLAAGAIVFSSCSKNKRPTSQDPGKNSTATGISYDEEEGGFAVADYRNVPAGPGLVFIEGGRTTLGSSEEDVAMTRDNIERTVTVASFYMDEAEVANIHWLEYLHYIRKDSSEEIYAKALPDTTVWERELSFNDPYVNYYLRYPGFRYYPVVGVSWLQAQDYCTWRTAMVNKNLASKFDGELAEGSTPPIESGAVLPNYRLPTEAEWEYAAQALIGTQLDEEENQTNKRIYPWDGHQVRNPYGKGQGQFLANFKRGRGDYAGIAGSLNDGAMITEYVYAYPPNDFGLYNMAGNVNEWVQDVYRPLSFQDVEDLNPVRRNGVQDDSSLYDVAGFQSLITNTVRVFKGGSWKDVAYWLSPGTRRFMEQDSATSTIGFRCAMINTGSNK; from the coding sequence ATGAAACTGTCTAAACATTTACTGTACGTGTTGGCCGCAGGAGCGATTGTTTTTTCCTCCTGTTCCAAGAACAAACGTCCCACAAGCCAAGACCCTGGGAAGAATAGTACTGCTACCGGCATCTCCTATGATGAAGAAGAAGGGGGTTTTGCTGTAGCAGACTATAGAAACGTACCCGCTGGTCCAGGTTTGGTATTTATTGAAGGAGGTAGAACTACCCTTGGTTCTTCTGAGGAAGATGTGGCCATGACCCGTGACAACATTGAGCGTACCGTTACTGTGGCTTCTTTCTACATGGATGAGGCCGAGGTTGCCAACATTCACTGGTTAGAGTACCTGCACTATATCAGAAAAGACTCTTCTGAAGAAATTTACGCGAAAGCTTTGCCAGACACTACTGTTTGGGAGCGTGAGCTTTCCTTCAATGACCCTTATGTAAACTATTACCTGCGTTACCCAGGTTTCCGCTACTACCCGGTAGTAGGGGTGAGTTGGTTACAAGCGCAGGATTATTGTACCTGGAGAACAGCCATGGTAAACAAAAATCTGGCTAGTAAATTCGATGGCGAATTGGCAGAAGGATCTACCCCTCCAATTGAGTCTGGTGCCGTTCTTCCGAACTACCGTCTCCCAACAGAAGCTGAGTGGGAATACGCTGCCCAAGCTTTGATTGGTACTCAGTTAGATGAAGAAGAAAACCAAACCAACAAGCGTATCTATCCTTGGGATGGACACCAGGTGCGTAACCCTTATGGTAAAGGACAAGGTCAATTCCTGGCTAACTTCAAGCGTGGCCGTGGTGACTACGCCGGTATTGCTGGCTCATTGAATGATGGTGCCATGATCACCGAGTATGTGTACGCTTACCCACCAAATGACTTCGGTCTATACAATATGGCTGGTAACGTGAATGAGTGGGTACAAGATGTGTACCGTCCGCTTTCCTTCCAGGATGTGGAAGACTTAAACCCGGTTCGTAGAAACGGGGTACAAGATGACTCATCTTTATATGACGTAGCTGGCTTCCAGTCTTTGATCACTAACACAGTTCGTGTATTCAAAGGTGGTTCTTGGAAAGACGTAGCATACTGGTTATCTCCAGGAACCCGTCGTTTCATGGAGCAGGATTCTGCCACATCTACTATTGGTTTCCGTTGCGCTATGATCAACACTGGCTCAAACAAATAA
- a CDS encoding PorP/SprF family type IX secretion system membrane protein, with protein MNILFRKLLQFACRGFLYKPKGIHGLVLASALFFLSSRGARAQESYSVMPYAHRLFLNPAYTGLLSDYSVTAGHRSQWTGVNGGYSTQWASGEYRFEENKNAVGATFMNDKAPAGGYQKIQAGLLYAYHNKLRQNLDLSAGMQVGYGSQSPSSNGLVFEDQLNPDGTITQPTAETFGLDRTSYLTVSGGMLLFTRQFWVGLSGLHVNNPRVGEMSASTAAPVFQVQTGYRFYVKSNFDRDHFEEISFIPTLSYTQQRTFNRLDASIYANITPVTLGLGVTMLPGLKNTSLASTIQGIAGVTLKGFKIGYGYRHSLASSPVAIGPSHELVLSFEKVDYLKIFKRLGSDKKYNRIACPAF; from the coding sequence ATGAATATACTCTTCCGCAAGCTTCTGCAATTTGCGTGCCGTGGGTTCCTTTATAAGCCCAAAGGGATACATGGGCTTGTCTTAGCGAGTGCGTTGTTCTTTTTATCTTCCCGGGGAGCAAGGGCACAGGAAAGTTACAGCGTTATGCCGTATGCCCACCGCCTCTTTCTTAACCCAGCTTACACCGGTTTATTGTCTGACTACAGCGTCACTGCCGGGCACCGCTCCCAATGGACTGGGGTGAATGGCGGCTACAGTACCCAATGGGCCAGCGGCGAGTACCGTTTTGAGGAAAACAAAAATGCTGTTGGAGCCACGTTCATGAATGACAAGGCACCGGCAGGAGGTTATCAGAAAATTCAGGCTGGTCTACTGTATGCTTACCATAACAAATTACGGCAAAACCTGGACCTGAGTGCCGGTATGCAGGTGGGCTACGGCTCTCAAAGCCCTTCTTCTAACGGACTAGTTTTTGAAGACCAACTAAACCCAGATGGTACCATTACGCAACCAACCGCTGAAACTTTTGGATTGGACAGAACTTCTTATTTAACAGTATCTGGAGGCATGCTTCTTTTCACACGACAGTTCTGGGTAGGGCTCTCCGGACTTCATGTGAATAATCCTAGAGTAGGGGAAATGTCAGCCAGCACAGCGGCTCCGGTTTTTCAGGTACAAACAGGCTATAGATTTTATGTAAAAAGCAATTTTGACAGAGATCATTTTGAGGAAATCAGCTTTATTCCCACCCTCTCTTACACGCAACAGCGCACGTTTAACCGTTTAGATGCAAGCATATACGCTAATATTACGCCTGTTACGTTAGGTCTGGGAGTCACCATGTTACCCGGTTTAAAAAATACTTCACTAGCTAGTACTATTCAGGGTATAGCTGGCGTTACACTAAAAGGATTTAAAATAGGATATGGGTACCGGCACTCACTGGCTTCAAGCCCCGTTGCCATAGGCCCATCTCATGAGCTCGTTCTTTCCTTTGAGAAAGTGGATTACTTAAAGATTTTCAAAAGATTAGGTTCCGACAAAAAATACAATCGCATTGCTTGTCCAGCATTCTAA
- a CDS encoding AsmA family protein: MKKIFIGLAIFLVVLLAATSLIPVFFKDKIKERLDKEIAKSVNARVLYETNNVSLSLFRTFPDLGLNVKELTIVGKDSFQRDTLAYLPNFNLGLDLMSVLTGDQIEIKSVQMDEPRLKLLVLKSGKANWDIFIPDSAATPETQDTTDFKMGIDEWKINNGQIVYQDLSIPFGVNAYNVQHTGSGDLAKDIFDMKTSTQAERFTMTYGGVNYIENKKLDADVTMAMDLANAKYTFKDNNFRINDFALGMAGAIAMPTDDINLDLTFKALETDFKNIFSLVPGVFTDKFKDVKTDGKVAFNGYVKGVFNETTMPGFGVDLKINKGTFQYPDLPQAARNINIDMSVKNTDGNVDHTIIDLRKLHLDLGKNPVDGRVLIDGLEPMKIDGNLQAKLDLAEVTKVFPLEGTTLRGLLAVNAQAKGVYFEKHMPVVTATLNLTNGYVKSSSFPAPLEQVTVASTVVNRTGNAADTDIQISRFRMLLDKEPLEGRVAIKNLAQPQFDADVRGVLDLTKLTKIIPIEGTTLSGRLNGNILAKGKMTDVDAGRYGNVQASGTVQIANLNYKSVDLPQGMRINSAKATFNNEQVALQQLTGFLGKSDVQMNGTVTNYMGYFFSENQPLRGNFTLQSNTFNVNEWMVDEHTGQTVPSSTQEAQGLVKVPANLDMVLTTQAGTVIYDNLKLQNLSGKVTLKDQIAKLENVSFNTLGGQFSTTGSYDSRDLIHPKFSFGLDIKNLDFQQSFNSFVTIQKLAPIARLLKGEFSSKFNFSGELGSDMMPLMSSLTGKGVVEVVEAVVTNIQALSKISQLTNLKEVQNFSLKNRGFAAEIIGGNLVVKPFDFAVGDIKMTVGGTNNVSGKVDYVVAMDVPSGKVGNALAGKITSLTGVQNLNGLERVTLQLGVTGNYNDPAVALKGSSVKAEAASLVKQVVTNKLDDVKEKLNVNVPTNTDSIKAELTKRQQEVELRARQELDKKRLEAEQKLRSEAKSRLNKLLLPKKPTASPPVDTTKQ; encoded by the coding sequence ATGAAGAAAATATTTATAGGTCTGGCAATCTTTCTTGTGGTACTGCTGGCCGCTACGTCTCTTATCCCCGTCTTTTTCAAAGACAAGATAAAAGAGCGCCTTGATAAAGAAATTGCCAAGAGTGTCAACGCCCGGGTTCTATACGAAACAAATAACGTAAGTCTTTCGCTTTTTCGCACATTCCCGGATCTTGGCTTGAACGTGAAAGAACTGACCATAGTAGGGAAAGATTCTTTCCAGAGAGATACCCTTGCCTATCTGCCAAACTTCAATCTTGGGTTAGACCTCATGAGTGTCTTAACCGGTGACCAGATTGAAATTAAATCTGTGCAGATGGATGAGCCCCGCCTGAAGCTGTTGGTGCTCAAAAGCGGAAAAGCCAACTGGGACATTTTCATTCCTGATTCTGCCGCCACTCCTGAAACCCAGGATACCACTGATTTCAAAATGGGCATTGATGAATGGAAAATCAACAATGGGCAGATTGTGTATCAGGACCTGAGCATTCCCTTTGGAGTAAACGCCTACAATGTACAACATACCGGTAGCGGTGATTTGGCCAAGGACATCTTTGACATGAAAACATCTACTCAGGCTGAGCGCTTTACCATGACGTACGGCGGGGTCAATTACATTGAGAACAAGAAGCTGGATGCCGATGTGACCATGGCCATGGACTTGGCTAATGCCAAATACACCTTTAAAGACAACAACTTCCGGATTAATGATTTCGCCTTGGGTATGGCCGGGGCTATTGCCATGCCCACCGATGACATCAACCTGGATTTAACGTTCAAAGCCTTAGAGACTGATTTCAAAAACATCTTCTCCCTAGTACCGGGAGTGTTTACTGACAAGTTTAAAGACGTGAAAACCGATGGTAAAGTAGCTTTCAACGGCTATGTAAAAGGTGTTTTCAATGAAACGACCATGCCCGGGTTTGGAGTAGATCTGAAAATAAACAAGGGAACTTTCCAGTACCCAGATCTTCCGCAGGCTGCCCGCAACATCAACATTGACATGAGCGTGAAGAACACCGATGGTAATGTGGACCACACCATCATAGATTTGCGCAAACTGCACCTTGACTTAGGCAAGAACCCGGTAGATGGAAGAGTACTGATAGACGGGTTAGAGCCCATGAAGATTGATGGTAATCTGCAGGCCAAATTAGACCTAGCTGAAGTTACGAAGGTTTTCCCGTTAGAAGGCACTACCCTGCGCGGCCTGTTGGCGGTGAATGCCCAGGCCAAAGGCGTGTACTTTGAAAAACACATGCCTGTAGTAACGGCTACTTTAAACCTCACCAACGGCTATGTGAAATCTTCTTCGTTTCCGGCACCACTGGAACAGGTGACCGTCGCCTCCACCGTAGTGAACCGGACCGGAAACGCAGCAGATACTGACATCCAGATTTCACGTTTCAGGATGCTTTTGGACAAAGAGCCACTAGAAGGACGAGTAGCCATCAAGAACCTGGCTCAACCCCAGTTTGATGCCGATGTAAGAGGAGTACTGGATTTGACCAAGTTGACCAAAATCATTCCTATTGAAGGTACTACCCTTAGCGGACGCCTGAACGGAAATATCTTAGCTAAAGGTAAGATGACCGACGTGGATGCTGGACGTTATGGTAACGTGCAGGCCAGTGGAACGGTACAGATCGCTAATCTGAATTATAAGAGTGTAGACTTACCACAGGGCATGCGCATCAACTCAGCCAAAGCTACTTTTAACAATGAGCAGGTGGCGCTTCAGCAATTGACCGGGTTCTTAGGCAAGAGTGATGTACAGATGAATGGCACCGTGACAAACTACATGGGCTATTTCTTCTCTGAAAACCAGCCTTTGCGCGGCAATTTTACTTTGCAGTCTAATACCTTCAACGTGAACGAATGGATGGTAGATGAACACACCGGCCAAACGGTTCCTTCTTCCACGCAGGAAGCGCAAGGCCTAGTGAAGGTTCCTGCAAACTTAGACATGGTGTTAACAACCCAGGCTGGCACAGTCATTTATGACAACCTGAAGCTGCAGAACCTAAGTGGGAAAGTGACACTTAAAGATCAAATAGCCAAACTGGAAAACGTTTCTTTCAACACCTTAGGAGGTCAGTTTTCCACCACAGGATCTTATGACTCAAGAGACCTTATCCACCCTAAATTCTCGTTTGGCTTAGATATCAAGAACCTTGATTTTCAACAATCCTTTAACTCTTTTGTGACTATTCAGAAGCTGGCTCCTATCGCTAGATTGTTGAAAGGTGAGTTCTCCTCCAAATTCAACTTTAGTGGCGAATTAGGCAGTGATATGATGCCTTTGATGAGTTCCCTTACCGGAAAAGGCGTGGTGGAAGTAGTGGAAGCAGTAGTTACCAACATACAAGCTCTGAGCAAAATCAGCCAGCTGACCAACCTGAAAGAAGTGCAGAACTTCTCGTTGAAAAATCGGGGCTTTGCCGCTGAAATCATTGGTGGAAACCTGGTGGTGAAACCTTTTGATTTTGCGGTAGGCGACATCAAAATGACAGTAGGTGGCACTAATAACGTCAGTGGAAAAGTAGATTATGTGGTAGCCATGGATGTACCTTCCGGGAAGGTTGGAAATGCCCTGGCTGGTAAGATTACGAGCCTTACGGGTGTGCAAAACCTCAACGGTTTGGAGCGGGTAACGTTGCAGTTGGGCGTAACGGGCAATTACAATGACCCTGCTGTAGCCCTCAAAGGCAGCAGTGTAAAAGCGGAAGCCGCTTCACTGGTAAAACAGGTAGTGACCAATAAATTGGATGATGTAAAAGAGAAGCTGAATGTGAACGTGCCTACCAACACAGACAGCATCAAAGCTGAACTGACCAAACGCCAACAGGAAGTGGAATTGAGGGCCCGTCAGGAATTAGACAAGAAAAGACTGGAGGCAGAGCAAAAACTCAGGTCCGAAGCAAAGTCAAGATTAAACAAACTTCTCTTACCTAAAAAGCCAACTGCCTCTCCGCCAGTAGATACCACCAAACAGTAA